One window of the Cryptomeria japonica chromosome 7, Sugi_1.0, whole genome shotgun sequence genome contains the following:
- the LOC131028719 gene encoding probable protein phosphatase 2C 66 encodes MGSCLSTEGSGCCKPRGPKKGAFGQASVTEARIDEELGKIAGRMCTSGSSSVACMFTQQGKKGLNQDSMIVWEDFASRKDTVFCGVFDGHGPFGHLVAKRVRDSLPSKLCSQWEAAKARAEEANSIDMNGSVGSMNSDETASLTMDEEWKESEELEGLEKTPEMFAAWKESFLKAFKVMDKELRLHPTVDCFCSGTTAVTLVKQGEDLVMGNVGDSRAVLGTRDENDTLMAVQLTVDLKPNLPKESERIKQFKGRVFALQDEPDVPRVWLPHDDSPGLAMARAFGDFCLKDFGLISVPEISYRRLTERDEFIVMATDGIWDVLSNKEVVEIVASAPTRTTAARSLVEFAVRAWRAKYPTSKTDDCAVVCLYLRDSPIVHEAKAKKDTLQDFTPMKDNIAVTVTVSEDKCPEDQEASSPTLGRQNTVRTANCVKSHPENAEIVELSTELKHPERSQSRRSLADCLSVADDEEWSALEGVTRVNSLLTLPRFLTGDRTAGVLRKRH; translated from the exons ATGGGGTCCTGCCTTTCGACGGAGGGGTCAGGATGCTGTAAGCCGAGAGGACCGAAGAAGGGAGCTTTTGGACAAGCTTCGGTAACGGAAGCTCGGATCGATGAAGAGTTGGGTAAGATTGCCGGCAGGATGTGCACGAGTGGTTCCAGCAGTGTGGCCTGTATGTTTACTCAGCAGGGTAAGAAGGGTCTTAATCAGGATTCCATGATCGTTTGGGAG GATTTTGCTTCCAGAAAGGATACTGTATTCTGTGGAGTATTCGATGGACACGGGCCGTTTGGTCATCTGGTTGCAAAAAGAGTGAGGGACTCGCTGCCTTCGAAGCTGTGTTCGCAGTGGGAAGCGGCAAAAGCAAGGGCTGAGGAAGCTAATAGCATCGATATGAATGGCTCCGTTGGAAGCATGAATTCTGATGAGACTGCCTCATTAACCATGGATGAAGAATGGAAAGAAAGCGAGGAACTGGAAGGCCTTGAGAAGACCCCGGAAATGTTTGCTGCCTGGAAAGAATCATTCCTCAAGGCTTTCAAGGTTATGGATAAGGAGCTCAGGTTACATCCTACCGTTGATTGCTTTTGCAGTGGAACCACGGCAGTAACTTTGGTTAAACAG GGCGAGGACCTGGTGATGGGCAATGTGGGGGACTCACGGGCTGTCCTCGGTACAAGAGATGAAAATGATACATTAATGGCAGTGCAGTTGACTGTGGATTTGAAGCCCAATCTTCCAA AGGAGTCAGAGAGAATTAAGCAATTCAAAGGACGAGTTTTTGCTCTGCAAGATGAGCCTGATGTGCCAAGGGTTTGGCTACCACATGACGACTCTCCTGGTCTGGCAATGGCGAGGGCATTTGGAGATTTCTGTTTGAAGGATTTTGGCTTAATTTCAGTACCTGAAATCTCATATCGTCGCCTTACAGAAAGAGACGAGTTCATTGTGATGGCCACTGACGGG ATATGGGATGTGCTGTCAAACAAGGAAGTAGTGGAAATTGTGGCATCAGCTCCCACACGAACAACAGCAGCCAGATCTCTGGTAGAGTTTGCTGTTCGAGCATGGAGAGCGAAATATCCGACATCTAAAACAGATGACTGTGCAGTAGTGTGCCTTTATCTTCGTGACTCTCCTATAGTTCATGAGGCAAAAGCAAAGAAAGATACATTACAGGACTTCACCCCCATGAAAGATAACATTGCAGTGACAGTCACTGTTTCAGAAGATAAATGCCCTGAAGATCAAGAGGCAAGTAGCCCCACACTGGGCCGTCAAAATACTGTAAGAACTGCTAATTGTGTGAAAAGCCACCCAGAAAATGCAGAAATAGTAGAATTATCGACAGAATTGAAGCATCCCGAGAGGTCTCAATCCCGCAGAAGTCTTGCAGATTGTCTTTCTGTGGCTGATGATGAAGAGTGGTCTGCACTTGAAGGTGTCACCAGGGTTAATTCTCTTTTGACTCTTCCAAGGTTTTTGACAGGAGATAGGACAGCAGGAGTTTTGAGAAAGCGGCATTGA